CCCGACAGCCGCACACTGATCCGGCTCACCTACGAAATCAAGAACAAAGGGCCGGCCCATGGCTCTCACCTGCACACAAACAACGATCAGGAGACTCTGATCACATTTCGGGAGCCAAATCATCTTGACGCGGCCTCCGCTGTGCTCACGTATGACAATCCGCCCCGGATCCTTCATTTTCATACCCCTGTAGTTTCCTGCCACTCAGACTTTACCGTGGAAAAGTATACAGGTACCGAGGCAGATAACACGATCTACAAGTCACTGTCCGTACCGGCCTGCAGCGATGTCTACTACCGTGTTGCTGTCCATAATTATACGAACACATCCCTGCGCTTTCCGCTTCTGTACGAAGTGCAGAATGTCAATACTCTTAAGGAGGCTCAGGCAAGTCCCAGCCGCCGCCTGCTGGCAGAAGATTTTACCGTTGCGGCGGGAGGCAGCCGGGAATTTACGTTCCAGTACAAAACAGACTGCAGTGACAGCGTTATCCCGGATTTTGCCGTACTGGAAACAGACACCGGCCCTCTTTATGACAATGCCGTTATCGAGGTGCAGGGAGGGACGTCATACTACACGGTACAGTACCTCAACCGCTGCACCGGAATGCGCATCTGCCCAGATGAGCTCGTGACAGGCGCAGATGCCTGTAAGCCGGTGGACGCCTGCAGCCATATACGCTGTCTTCCCTGCTGGAAATTTGTCAGCGCCTGTCCGTACAGGCTGGAGCCATGCAGCGGAGAAAATATAATAAAACTTTACTATATTCCCAGATAGACAGAAAAAACCGCGATCTCCAAAAGGGATCGCGGTTTTTGACTCTGCCGGCCAAAACGCGGCCGTGATCTGCAGCAGTATATGTCCTCCCCGTTCTGCCCGGGGGGATCATTTCCATAATGCGGTTCCGTCATACACGCCGGCCGCGGCCTCATAATATCCCAGCCGCCTGCACTCCTCGATCACGAGACGGTAGATCTTGTCAAACAGGCGGGCAGCCTTTTCAGGGAACTTCCCGCGGTCTCCTTCTGAAAGTGTCTCGATCACTTCGATACACTGCTCATGAATCTCGCAGTTCACAGCCGTTTTTTCCGTATTCAGCAGTCCTGGTATACTGCGGCCGATCCGGAAGTTTTTCTGCAGAAGCATATAGATGGCGTTGAATGCGTCGATCTCTATATGTCTCGTTATGACATCCAGAAGAACGGCCGGCGTGCGTTCATACAGATATTCTTCATTCCACAGGCGCTCTATTTCTTCCTTTACCGTCTGCAGCTCTGACCGGGTAATACTGCCGGCCGCGCAGGCAGCGGCGCCTTCTGCAGTCAGCGCCAGCAACTCCAGTGTGTCCAGATAACGCCGGACATGGTATGCGATCAAATGAGGCGGCACATGAACTTTTCCGATATCGATCCGGTCCATCTCCACAAAGATCCCATTGCCGCGGACCGTCTTCACAACACCCCACTCCTGCAGGATCTGTACCGCCTTCAGCGTTGTGTCAACACTGACGCCATATATATTCTGAAGCTCTTTATGTGGCGGAAGCCTGTCTCCCCGCTTATAACGGCCGGCTGATATCAGTCCGATGATATCCATGTACACTGCAGAATACCTCACATCAGCCCCCTGCAGCAGTCTTTCAAGCTGTTTTCTGCCAAGAAGGACGGCTGAGTCCGCAGCAACCTCAAATGCGGGGCTGTCTCCATCTGCCAGTCCGTACATGCCGGACATGTCGTCAAAACGGACGCTCTCCGGATCGCCCCCTGCTTCAAGGGTTTTCATGAATTCCTTAAGCTGTGTATAATATCTTGCCCTGATTTTACCGTCATCGTGCAGCGGTCTTAGGTCAGACAGCCCAAGACCGTCTACCGCCTGTAAGATCAGTGCGTTTTCATTTCGTAAAACAAAAAACCTTATAAAGCGTTTGGACAATTTCCAAAACTCGGACGCATTATCAATATCCATATTTTCCAGAATTTTGCGCGGTATTTCCAGATCTTTCTTTTTACAAAGAGAAATTCCGTTTTTGATCACCGGATAACAGAGCAGTACCCCCGTCTTCAGCACATCATTTGTGATCTCAGTATCGATCCTCTGCAACGCCTTAGCTGTCGCGGTATGTCCCGCGCTTGTGCGGGCCGCTACAACCGGCCGCTTCCTCTTAGATGTTTCAATATATCCTTTTTCCTCCAGCATGGCCAGCGCACGACGTACGGTTTTTTCTGAGGTTCCAAATTCCAGACACAGGTCAGCCCGGGAAGAAAGACTTGTACCCGGCGGCAGCAGTCCGCTTTCTATTTTATTTTTTATGATACGGAAAACTCTCTCATACATCAACATATCGTATTCCAAATTAGCTCTGCCTTCTTTCATCCTGTTTCTTCTTGTCCGTCTACGGACGCTCGGACTGCCCCGTTCTTTTTTCCCGCTCTGCCAGTGAATCCGCGTAAGCTTTTGTAATATCGTTCATGACAAAAGGTTTGGCGATATGCGCATTCATACCGCTGTCCAGACACTTTTGAACATCCTCACGGAAAGAATTTGCCGTCATCGCAATGATAATGATATCCTGCGCATCCGCGCGGGGAAGCGCGCGGATAGCCCGGGTTGCGCTGTAGCCGTCCATAACCGGCATCTGAATATCCATGAGGATCAGATCAAAGAACCCCTCCGGCGCCTCTGAAAACCGCTCAACCGCCTCCCGGCCGTTTTGGGCCGTGGTGACGGCCGCTCCCGCCTCCGTGAGCAGGGAGACCGCTATATACAGATTGATTTCATTATCCTCTGCTGCCAGAATCTGCACATTGTCCAGCATGGTCTGCTGTTGTGCATCGGCGTTATTTATGTTTTGTCCTGTCAGTCTGGCCATGAGTCCGGCTATGTCCGAATGAAATACAGGCCGGCACAGAGTTGCGTCGGCGCCGCACAATGAGGCCGCGTCGTCCAGTTCATCCTGGTCCCTCCCCGTCAGAACGACTTTAAGACGGTCATTTCGGGCTGCCTGGCGGATATTTGATATCAAAGCCGGCATATCCTCAGAAAAATCCCACTTTACAAAACAAAATTCATACGGACTGCCATGTTCCGCTGCCGCCTGTATCCTGTCCAAAACGGTCTCTGCATCGGTTGTCGAATCAACCTGAAACTGCTCTTTTTCCAGCACGACGGCAAGATGAGTCTCCAGTTCCACGATCTGATTTATGATCAGGACCGGCTGCCCGTCCCCGCAAGGTTCCACGATCTCACTTTCGTTTTCCGGCTCATAGGAAAAGGGCAGATCGACCGTAAATACGCTTCCGGCGCCGATCTCGCTCGAGACAGTGACGGAACCTCCCATCATCTGCACAAAGTTCTTCGTGATCGGCAGGCCGAGTCCGGTTCCGCCGTATTCCCTGACAATTCCGCTGTTTTCCTGTGTAAACGCTTCAAAAACACGCTCCAGATTCTCCGGTGCGATCCCGCGTCCGGTATCTCTGACCTCAAAACGAAGCCATATCCCGTTCTCATCACGCTGCAGTTCCTCTACATTCAGACTAACATATCCGTGAGCAGGTGTAAACTTCAAAGCATTGGAAAGCAGGTTGGTCAGAATCTGATTCAGACGGAGCGCATCGCCGGTCAGATACTCTTCCAGCTCACCGTATAAGAAAATCTGGAAATCGATCTGCTTGTTTTTTGCCTGTACGAGGAACACTGTCGTCAAGGTCCGCAAAAGGCGTCCCAGATCAAACCTTTCAGGGTGCAGCTCGATCTTACCGCTCTCGATCTTGGACATATCCAAAATGTCGTTGATCAGGGAGAGAAGGTGGGCGGAGGAGAGCGTGATCTTGTCGAGGCAGTTGCGCATCCTGTCCGGCTCTTCTATATGATGCTTCCCCAGCTCGACCATGCCCATGATGCCGTTGAGAGGGGTGCGGATCTCATGAGACATCTGAGACAGGAAATCACTTTTTGCCCGGTTTGCGGTCTCCGCCCGTTCTTTTTCCGTGCGAAGCAGCTCACTGCTGCGTTTTTCACTGCGCCTTAACAGTAAAAAGAATGTGAGGACTGTTGCAAGAATGATGAAAAAGATTCCTACGCCTACTATCACGATAAAGCGGCTCAAATATACGATCTGATCGTTTACCGTCTCGTATGCCATACTTGTGACCATATACCAGTCTGTCCCATGAACGGGCACATAATAAAGATACTCATGGTGGTCTCCAACGGACAAAAGTGTTATTCCGCTTTCCCCCGCTTCAATTGCAGAACGAAAGGACTTCAGATCATAACCCTCGTCAAACTCCGCCTGCTGTTCATAGATAGAAAACAGATTGGATCCGTACAAAACTGTCTCTGAAAAGATGCTTTTAATGACAAAGTCTCCGTTTTTCGTCACAATATTAGAGTGGGAGTTCGTCTGTTTCTCGCCGTCGAGACCGAGCCTCGAACCTATGTCGGAAGTCTGAATCCCAATGATCACGGCAACAAGCTTCCCGTCCTTAAATGGTGCGGGAGACATGGAAGTCCCCAACAGAATCGTATCGCTTTCCCAGATCGTTTCATTGACAGAGAGCAGCTCCCCGGAGCCCTCCAGTAACCGGTCCAGATCAGAGATCTTGGACATGGCCGGAATCGTACCGTCGGGAGAATAGGCGATCCCCTTGTCGCTGATGGCCGCGATATGTGTGAAACCGTTATTTTCCTGCGCCTGCGCCAGAAAATGTTTCAGACTCTCTTCATCCTTCAGGTCGTTCTCCGATACTGCGCCGGCGATGGTACGGATCTGGGAGAACTGGCTGTCCAGATTCGTCTGGAAATGACTGCTGACTTGTGCCGCCATCTCCTGCAGGTACACTTTACTTATGTTTGTCACTGTCCGCTCCGATACTTTTTGATATACGGCAGCCGCAGACACGCACAGAACTGCGGCCATAAGAAGCAGCACAGAAACAAAAGCAGATATTTTGTGCTCTTTATACTTTTTCTTGTCAGTATCCAATAATATCCATCCTTTCCGCACAGGAAACTTCTCTAATCATCCTGTGCCAGATCCCGGATCCTTCCCTCCATCTGAGCGTCCACAGCAGTATCTCTGTGCTGTTCAAAATACAGCGCCATGGCGTCGCGGTATGTCAGTCCCGT
This is a stretch of genomic DNA from [Clostridium] hylemonae DSM 15053. It encodes these proteins:
- a CDS encoding GntR family transcriptional regulator — encoded protein: MLMYERVFRIIKNKIESGLLPPGTSLSSRADLCLEFGTSEKTVRRALAMLEEKGYIETSKRKRPVVAARTSAGHTATAKALQRIDTEITNDVLKTGVLLCYPVIKNGISLCKKKDLEIPRKILENMDIDNASEFWKLSKRFIRFFVLRNENALILQAVDGLGLSDLRPLHDDGKIRARYYTQLKEFMKTLEAGGDPESVRFDDMSGMYGLADGDSPAFEVAADSAVLLGRKQLERLLQGADVRYSAVYMDIIGLISAGRYKRGDRLPPHKELQNIYGVSVDTTLKAVQILQEWGVVKTVRGNGIFVEMDRIDIGKVHVPPHLIAYHVRRYLDTLELLALTAEGAAACAAGSITRSELQTVKEEIERLWNEEYLYERTPAVLLDVITRHIEIDAFNAIYMLLQKNFRIGRSIPGLLNTEKTAVNCEIHEQCIEVIETLSEGDRGKFPEKAARLFDKIYRLVIEECRRLGYYEAAAGVYDGTALWK
- a CDS encoding hybrid sensor histidine kinase/response regulator; translation: MDTDKKKYKEHKISAFVSVLLLMAAVLCVSAAAVYQKVSERTVTNISKVYLQEMAAQVSSHFQTNLDSQFSQIRTIAGAVSENDLKDEESLKHFLAQAQENNGFTHIAAISDKGIAYSPDGTIPAMSKISDLDRLLEGSGELLSVNETIWESDTILLGTSMSPAPFKDGKLVAVIIGIQTSDIGSRLGLDGEKQTNSHSNIVTKNGDFVIKSIFSETVLYGSNLFSIYEQQAEFDEGYDLKSFRSAIEAGESGITLLSVGDHHEYLYYVPVHGTDWYMVTSMAYETVNDQIVYLSRFIVIVGVGIFFIILATVLTFFLLLRRSEKRSSELLRTEKERAETANRAKSDFLSQMSHEIRTPLNGIMGMVELGKHHIEEPDRMRNCLDKITLSSAHLLSLINDILDMSKIESGKIELHPERFDLGRLLRTLTTVFLVQAKNKQIDFQIFLYGELEEYLTGDALRLNQILTNLLSNALKFTPAHGYVSLNVEELQRDENGIWLRFEVRDTGRGIAPENLERVFEAFTQENSGIVREYGGTGLGLPITKNFVQMMGGSVTVSSEIGAGSVFTVDLPFSYEPENESEIVEPCGDGQPVLIINQIVELETHLAVVLEKEQFQVDSTTDAETVLDRIQAAAEHGSPYEFCFVKWDFSEDMPALISNIRQAARNDRLKVVLTGRDQDELDDAASLCGADATLCRPVFHSDIAGLMARLTGQNINNADAQQQTMLDNVQILAAEDNEINLYIAVSLLTEAGAAVTTAQNGREAVERFSEAPEGFFDLILMDIQMPVMDGYSATRAIRALPRADAQDIIIIAMTANSFREDVQKCLDSGMNAHIAKPFVMNDITKAYADSLAEREKRTGQSERP